The sequence CTCTTCGGTCCGCTTCCAAGCCGTGAGCAGCGTCGACGTCTGACCGTAGCCAACCCGCTCCCCGCGCGTCCGTGCTTCTGTGCGGGCGGCGAGGGCCAGGTTGTAGACCTTCCGCACACATCCGAACGTCCGCTGCAGCTCAATTGCCTGCGCGTCCGTCGGATAGAAGCGGTACTTGAACGCCCGCTTCACGGAAGAAGAAGTCCCCACGCCCCGGACGCTAGGGGCGGTCACGATCCGAACACAAATACAGGTCATAGCATCACGGAGCGGCACATCGCCGTTGCGCGGCTCCAAGCCACGGATGCGTTTCCTGCCCCGGCTGCAGCCGGGGTTTCTCAAGCAAGGAGATAGGGATGAGCACGTCCTCCGCCGGTCCCGTCATCGGCATCGTCATGGGTTCGGACTCGGACTGGCCGGTCATGGAGGCCGCCGCCCAGGCCCTCGACGAGTTCGAGATCCCGTACGAGGTCGACGTCGTCTCCGCGCACCGGATGCCGCGCGAGATGATCGCGTACGGCGAGCAGGCCGCCGACCGCGGCCTGAAGGCGATCATCGCGGGCGCAGGCGGGGCCGCCCACCTGCCCGGCATGCTCGCTTCGGTCACCCCGCTGCCCGTCATCGGCGTGCCGGTGCCGCTGAAGTACCTCGACGGCATGGACTCCCTGATGTCGATCGTCCAGATGCCGGCCGGGGTTCCCGTCGCCACCGTCTCGGTCGCCGGGGCGCGCAACGCCGGACTGCTGGCCGTACGCATCCTCGCCGCCCACGACACCGAGCTGCTGGCCCGGATGCGGGACTTCCAGCAGGAGCTGAACGACCAGGCCACCGAAAAGGGCAAGCGGCTGCGCACGAAGGTCGCGGGCGCGGACTCCTTCGGATTCGGCAAGTGAGCGCGGCGCAGCGCCTGGCCGAGGCGCGTGAGCTGCTGGCCGAGCACCCCGTCGTGGACGGCCACAACGACCTGCCCTGGGCGCTGCGCCAGCAGGTGCGCTACGACCTCGGCCGGCGGGACATCGCCGCGGACCAGAGCGGGCGCCTGCACACCGACATCCCGCGGCTGCGGGCCGGCGGGGTCGGCGCGCAGTTCTGGTCGGTGTACGTCCGCTCCGACTACGCGGGCGACGAGGCGGTCAGCGCCACCCTGGAGCAGATCGACGCCGTCGCCCAGCTGATCGACCGTTACCCCGGCGACCTGGTGCGGGCCCTGACGGCGGACGACATGGAGGCGGCCCGCGCCGACGGCCGGATCGCCTCGCTGATGGGTGCCGAGGGCGGCCACTCCATCAACAACTCCCTCGCCACCCTGCGCGCCCTGCACCAGCTGGGCGTGCGGTACATGACGCTCACGCACAACGACACGATCGACTGGGCGGACTCGGCGACCGACGAGCCGCGCCACGGCGGCCTGACGGACTTCGGCCGCGAGGTCGTCCGCGAGATGAACCGCGTCGGCATGCTCGTGGACCTCTCGCACGTCGCCGCGACGACGATGCGGGACGCGTTCGCGGTCTCCGAGGCGCCGGTGATCTTCTCGCACTCCTCCGCCCGGGCGGTGTGCGAGCACCCGCGCAACGTTCCGGACGACGTGCTGGAGCTGCTCCCGGCCAACGGCGGGGTGGCGATGGCCACCTTCGTACCGAAGTTCATCCTGCCGGCCGCGGTGGAGTGGACCCTGGCCGCCGACGAGAACCTGCGCGCGCACGGCTTCCACCACCTGGACACCACGCCCGAGGC comes from Streptomyces sp. NBC_01408 and encodes:
- the purE gene encoding 5-(carboxyamino)imidazole ribonucleotide mutase translates to MSTSSAGPVIGIVMGSDSDWPVMEAAAQALDEFEIPYEVDVVSAHRMPREMIAYGEQAADRGLKAIIAGAGGAAHLPGMLASVTPLPVIGVPVPLKYLDGMDSLMSIVQMPAGVPVATVSVAGARNAGLLAVRILAAHDTELLARMRDFQQELNDQATEKGKRLRTKVAGADSFGFGK
- a CDS encoding dipeptidase; its protein translation is MSAAQRLAEARELLAEHPVVDGHNDLPWALRQQVRYDLGRRDIAADQSGRLHTDIPRLRAGGVGAQFWSVYVRSDYAGDEAVSATLEQIDAVAQLIDRYPGDLVRALTADDMEAARADGRIASLMGAEGGHSINNSLATLRALHQLGVRYMTLTHNDTIDWADSATDEPRHGGLTDFGREVVREMNRVGMLVDLSHVAATTMRDAFAVSEAPVIFSHSSARAVCEHPRNVPDDVLELLPANGGVAMATFVPKFILPAAVEWTLAADENLRAHGFHHLDTTPEAMTLHRAFEAQRPRPVATAATVADHLDHMREVAGVDHIGIGGDYDGTAFTPAGLDDVAGYPNLIAELLARGWSKADLAKLTWSNAVRALRDAESVARDLSATRGPSNAVL